The proteins below come from a single Streptomyces spongiicola genomic window:
- a CDS encoding SDR family NAD(P)-dependent oxidoreductase gives MTTALITGSTAGIGAAFARRLAADGHDLVLVARDTGRLQEQATELHDRHGIEAEVLTADLAEDDGISSVEKRLDDRRRPVDLLVNNAGFGNKGRFLEVPMSDELRMLKVHCEAVLRLTAAATTPMRDRGRGGVVNVASVAAFVPRGTYGASKAWVVQFTQGAARDLAGTGVRLMALCPGFVRTEFHQRAGMGTENIPGWMWLDADKLVSSALADLARGRTLSVPDPRYKALMGAVKLAPRGLLGGISSRAGRKFGPK, from the coding sequence ATGACGACAGCACTCATCACGGGCTCGACCGCGGGCATCGGTGCCGCTTTCGCGCGGCGGCTCGCGGCCGACGGACACGACCTGGTCCTGGTGGCCCGGGACACCGGGCGCCTTCAGGAGCAGGCCACCGAACTCCACGACCGGCACGGCATCGAGGCGGAGGTACTGACCGCCGACCTGGCCGAGGACGACGGAATCTCCTCCGTCGAGAAGCGGCTCGACGACCGCAGGCGTCCGGTGGACCTGCTCGTCAACAACGCCGGTTTCGGGAACAAGGGCCGGTTCCTCGAGGTACCCATGTCCGACGAGCTGAGGATGCTGAAGGTGCACTGCGAGGCGGTGCTGCGGCTGACGGCCGCGGCCACCACGCCCATGCGCGACCGGGGCCGCGGCGGGGTGGTGAACGTGGCGTCGGTCGCCGCCTTCGTGCCGCGGGGTACGTACGGGGCGTCGAAGGCGTGGGTCGTGCAGTTCACCCAGGGTGCGGCCCGGGACCTGGCGGGCACCGGGGTGCGGCTGATGGCCCTCTGCCCCGGTTTCGTGCGCACCGAGTTCCACCAGCGGGCGGGGATGGGGACGGAGAACATCCCCGGCTGGATGTGGCTGGACGCCGACAAGCTGGTGTCGTCGGCGCTCGCCGATCTGGCGCGCGGCAGGACGCTGTCGGTGCCGGATCCGCGCTACAAGGCTCTGATGGGCGCGGTGAAGCTGGCCCCGCGCGGTCTGCTGGGCGGGATCAGCTCCAGGGCGGGCCGCAAGTTCGGGCCGAAGTAG
- the guaB gene encoding IMP dehydrogenase, whose amino-acid sequence MTAYVDGVPDKFATLGLTYDDVLLLPGASDMAPDRIDTSSRVSKNVRVNVPLLSAAMDKVTESRMAIAMARQGGVGVLHRNLSIAGQANQVDLVKRSESGMVTDPITVHPDATLAEADAICAKFRISGVPVTDAAGKLLGIVTNRDMAFETDRSQQVRDVMTPMPLVTGRVGISGVDAMELLRRHKIEKLPLVDDSGILKGLITVKDFVKAEKYPNAAKDGEGRLIVGAAVGVAGDAFERAQALVEAGVDFIVVDTAHGHSKLVGDMVAKIKSNAPVDVIGGNVATRDGAQALIDAGVDGIKVGVGPGSICTTRVVAGIGVPQVTAIYEASLAAKEAGVPVIGDGGLQYSGDIAKALVAGADTVMLGSLLAGCEESPGELLLINGKQFKSYRGMGSLGAMQSRGDQRSFSKDRYFQEGVASDEKLVPEGIEGQVPYRGPLSAVVHQLVGGLRQSMFYVGGRTVPQLQDRGRFVRITSAGLKESHPHDIQMTVEAPNYSRK is encoded by the coding sequence ATGACTGCCTACGTCGACGGAGTGCCCGACAAATTCGCGACACTCGGGCTGACCTACGACGACGTGCTGCTCCTGCCCGGTGCGTCCGACATGGCACCCGACCGGATCGACACCTCCTCGCGCGTCTCCAAGAACGTGCGGGTGAACGTCCCCCTGCTGTCCGCCGCCATGGACAAGGTCACCGAGTCCCGTATGGCCATCGCCATGGCCCGCCAGGGCGGCGTGGGCGTACTGCACCGCAACCTCTCGATCGCCGGCCAGGCCAACCAGGTCGACCTGGTGAAGCGCTCCGAGTCCGGCATGGTCACCGACCCGATCACGGTGCACCCCGACGCGACGCTCGCCGAGGCCGACGCGATCTGCGCCAAGTTCCGGATCAGCGGCGTCCCCGTCACCGACGCGGCCGGCAAGCTGCTGGGCATCGTCACCAACCGCGACATGGCCTTCGAGACGGACCGCTCCCAGCAGGTGCGCGACGTCATGACCCCGATGCCGCTGGTGACCGGCAGGGTCGGCATCTCCGGCGTGGACGCCATGGAGCTGCTGCGGCGCCACAAGATCGAGAAGCTTCCGCTGGTCGACGACTCGGGCATCCTCAAGGGCCTCATCACCGTCAAGGACTTCGTGAAGGCGGAGAAGTACCCCAACGCCGCGAAGGACGGGGAAGGCCGGCTCATCGTGGGTGCCGCGGTCGGTGTCGCGGGCGACGCCTTCGAGCGCGCCCAGGCCCTTGTCGAGGCGGGTGTCGACTTCATCGTCGTCGACACCGCCCACGGCCATTCCAAGCTGGTCGGCGACATGGTCGCCAAGATCAAGTCCAATGCCCCCGTGGACGTCATCGGCGGCAACGTCGCGACCCGCGACGGCGCCCAGGCGCTCATCGACGCGGGCGTGGACGGCATCAAGGTCGGCGTCGGCCCCGGCTCCATCTGCACCACCCGCGTCGTCGCCGGGATCGGCGTCCCGCAGGTCACCGCGATCTACGAGGCGTCCCTCGCGGCCAAGGAGGCGGGCGTCCCGGTCATCGGCGACGGCGGCCTCCAGTACAGCGGCGACATCGCCAAGGCGCTGGTCGCGGGCGCCGACACGGTGATGCTCGGCTCGCTCCTGGCCGGCTGCGAGGAGTCCCCCGGGGAACTGCTCCTCATCAACGGCAAGCAGTTCAAGTCGTACCGCGGCATGGGCTCGCTCGGTGCCATGCAGTCCCGCGGCGACCAGCGCTCCTTCTCCAAGGACCGCTACTTCCAGGAGGGCGTCGCCTCCGACGAGAAGCTCGTTCCCGAGGGCATCGAGGGGCAGGTGCCCTACCGCGGCCCGCTCTCCGCGGTCGTCCACCAGCTCGTGGGCGGTCTGCGCCAGTCGATGTTCTACGTCGGCGGCCGCACCGTGCCGCAGCTTCAGGACCGCGGCCGGTTCGTCAGGATCACCTCGGCGGGTCTCAAGGAGAGCCACCCGCACGACATCCAGATGACGGTCGAGGCGCCGAACTACAGCAGGAAGTAG
- a CDS encoding GuaB3 family IMP dehydrogenase-related protein, with product MTEIEIGRGKRGRRAYAFDDIAVVPSRRTRDPKEVSIAWQIDAYRFELPFLAAPMDSVVSPRTAIRIGELGGLGVLNLEGLWTRHEDPQPLLDEIAELPAESATRRLQEIYAAPIREELIGRRLKEVRDSGVVTAAALSPQRTAQFSKTVVDAGVDIFVIRGTTVSAEHVSGAAEPLNLKQFIYELDVPVIVGGCATYTAALHLMRTGAAGVLVGFGGGAAHTTRNVLGIQVPMATAVADVAAARRDYMDESGGRYVHVIADGGVGWSGDLPKAVACGADAVMMGSPLARATDAPGRGHHWGMEAVHEDVPRGKLVDLGIVGTTEEILTGPSHSPDGSMNFFGALRRAMATTGYSELKEFQRVEVTVADSQHRR from the coding sequence GTGACTGAGATCGAGATCGGGCGCGGCAAGCGCGGCCGCAGGGCGTACGCGTTCGACGACATCGCCGTCGTACCGAGCCGGCGCACCCGGGACCCGAAGGAGGTCTCGATCGCGTGGCAGATCGACGCCTACCGGTTCGAGCTGCCGTTCCTGGCCGCCCCGATGGACTCCGTCGTCTCGCCGCGGACCGCCATCCGCATCGGTGAGCTGGGCGGACTGGGCGTGCTGAACCTCGAGGGCCTGTGGACCCGGCACGAGGACCCGCAGCCGCTGCTCGACGAGATCGCCGAGCTGCCCGCCGAGAGCGCGACCCGCCGTCTGCAGGAGATCTACGCGGCCCCGATCCGGGAGGAGCTGATCGGGCGGCGCCTGAAGGAGGTGCGCGACTCAGGCGTCGTCACGGCCGCCGCGCTGTCGCCGCAGCGCACCGCGCAGTTCTCCAAGACGGTCGTCGACGCGGGTGTGGACATCTTCGTCATCCGCGGCACGACGGTCTCCGCAGAGCACGTCTCCGGCGCGGCCGAGCCGCTGAACCTCAAGCAGTTCATCTACGAGCTCGACGTCCCCGTGATCGTCGGCGGCTGCGCCACGTACACGGCGGCGCTGCACCTGATGCGCACCGGCGCGGCGGGTGTCCTCGTCGGCTTCGGCGGCGGCGCCGCACACACCACCCGCAACGTGCTGGGCATCCAGGTGCCCATGGCGACGGCGGTAGCGGACGTCGCCGCCGCCCGCCGCGACTACATGGACGAGTCCGGCGGCCGGTACGTCCACGTCATCGCCGACGGCGGGGTCGGCTGGTCCGGTGACCTCCCGAAGGCCGTCGCCTGCGGCGCGGACGCCGTGATGATGGGCTCCCCGCTGGCCCGCGCGACGGACGCGCCCGGCCGCGGTCACCACTGGGGCATGGAGGCGGTCCACGAGGACGTGCCCCGCGGCAAGCTCGTCGACCTGGGCATCGTCGGTACGACGGAGGAGATCCTCACCGGCCCGTCGCACTCCCCGGACGGCTCGATGAACTTCTTCGGCGCCCTCCGCCGCGCCATGGCGACGACGGGCTACAGCGAGCTGAAGGAGTTCCAGCGTGTCGAGGTGACGGTGGCGGACTCCCAGCACCGGCGCTGA
- a CDS encoding response regulator transcription factor, protein MPIPTVLLAEDDRALRTSVENLLLIEGYRVVTACDGPDAVAGVAGSSPDAIVLDVMMPRLDGLAVCRSLRAQGVRTPVLMLTARVEVTDRVAGLDAGADDYLVKPFEPAELLARLRALLRRVPAEAGPDRADAGTLEAGGVRLDPSSRRVWRDDEEVVLSRTEFDLLELLLRNRGVVLSHATIHERIWGYDFGPSSKNLTVFVSYLRRKLARTGRPGVIHTVRGVGYTVR, encoded by the coding sequence GTGCCGATACCCACCGTGCTGCTCGCCGAGGACGACAGGGCCCTTCGCACCTCGGTCGAGAACCTGCTGCTGATCGAAGGCTACCGGGTGGTCACCGCCTGCGACGGTCCGGATGCCGTCGCAGGCGTCGCCGGCTCCTCGCCCGACGCGATCGTCCTCGACGTGATGATGCCCCGGCTGGACGGCCTGGCGGTCTGCAGAAGCCTGCGGGCGCAGGGCGTGCGGACGCCGGTCCTCATGCTCACCGCCCGGGTCGAGGTCACGGACCGGGTCGCCGGACTGGACGCCGGGGCGGACGACTACCTGGTGAAGCCCTTCGAGCCCGCGGAACTGCTGGCCCGGCTGCGGGCGCTGCTGCGGCGCGTGCCCGCGGAGGCCGGCCCGGACCGGGCGGACGCGGGCACTCTGGAGGCGGGCGGCGTGCGGCTGGACCCGTCCTCCCGCCGGGTGTGGCGCGACGACGAGGAGGTCGTCCTCTCGCGCACGGAGTTCGATCTCCTCGAACTCCTCCTCCGCAACCGCGGAGTGGTACTGAGCCACGCCACGATCCACGAGCGCATCTGGGGCTACGACTTCGGTCCGTCGTCGAAGAACCTGACCGTCTTCGTCAGCTACCTCCGCCGCAAGCTCGCTCGCACCGGCCGCCCCGGTGTGATCCACACCGTGCGCGGTGTCGGCTACACGGTGCGGTAG
- a CDS encoding LysR family transcriptional regulator: MIEPRHLRVLRAVAATGSFSAAARELGCTQPAVSQQMKALEASTGTPLLVRTGREMRLTQAGEALVRHAAGILAGLTAAEEEVAAIAGLRAGRVRLVSFSSGSSTLVPTALAALRAAHPGTRVSLVEAEPPRSEEMLREGDCDVALAFRYGTGGTEWADLVVRPLLSDRLTVLVPEGHRLADAGSVSIADLSGESWIAGCPRCRRQLVAVCEASGFTPRIDFATDDYPAVVGLVGAGLGVAVLPGLALESVLPKGARTVAVEPPVHREIVALTLPDLAQVPAVAATLDQLVEAAAR; the protein is encoded by the coding sequence GTGATCGAACCCCGTCACCTCCGCGTCCTGCGCGCCGTGGCCGCCACCGGCTCGTTCTCCGCCGCGGCCCGTGAGCTGGGCTGCACACAGCCCGCCGTCAGCCAGCAGATGAAGGCTCTCGAGGCGTCCACGGGCACCCCGCTGCTGGTCCGGACCGGCCGGGAGATGCGCCTCACCCAGGCCGGGGAGGCGCTGGTGCGTCATGCGGCGGGCATCCTCGCCGGGCTCACCGCCGCCGAGGAGGAGGTCGCCGCGATCGCGGGGCTGCGCGCCGGGCGGGTCCGGCTGGTGTCGTTCTCCAGCGGCAGCTCCACGCTGGTGCCCACCGCGCTCGCGGCACTGCGGGCCGCCCACCCGGGTACCCGCGTCTCCCTCGTCGAGGCCGAGCCGCCGCGTTCGGAGGAGATGCTGCGGGAGGGGGACTGCGACGTGGCCCTGGCGTTCCGGTACGGCACCGGAGGCACCGAATGGGCGGACCTCGTCGTGCGGCCGCTGCTGAGCGACCGGCTCACGGTGCTGGTGCCGGAGGGGCACCGCCTCGCGGACGCGGGTTCCGTCTCCATCGCGGACCTGTCCGGCGAGTCCTGGATCGCCGGATGCCCGCGCTGCCGTCGCCAGCTGGTGGCGGTCTGCGAGGCGTCGGGGTTCACCCCCAGGATCGACTTCGCCACGGACGACTACCCGGCCGTGGTCGGTCTCGTCGGCGCCGGTCTCGGCGTCGCGGTGCTGCCGGGGCTCGCGCTGGAGTCGGTCCTGCCCAAAGGGGCCCGGACGGTGGCGGTGGAGCCCCCCGTCCACCGCGAGATCGTGGCGCTGACGCTGCCCGATCTGGCTCAGGTGCCCGCGGTCGCGGCCACTCTGGACCAGCTGGTCGAGGCCGCCGCTCGCTGA
- a CDS encoding sensor histidine kinase, whose protein sequence is MPEDRLFDRFYRAPEARSMPGSGLGLAIVAHIVHAHGGSVFARDRAGAGAVTGFVLSLLPEGGRAGGDGAADAAGRAPGGGGNPGHGNPG, encoded by the coding sequence GTGCCGGAGGACCGCCTGTTCGACCGCTTCTACCGCGCGCCCGAGGCCCGGAGCATGCCGGGATCCGGGCTCGGGCTGGCCATCGTGGCGCACATCGTGCACGCGCACGGCGGCTCGGTGTTCGCCCGCGACCGCGCGGGCGCGGGCGCCGTCACCGGGTTCGTCCTCTCGCTGCTCCCCGAGGGCGGGCGCGCCGGCGGCGACGGTGCCGCGGACGCGGCCGGCCGCGCACCCGGCGGTGGCGGGAACCCCGGACACGGGAACCCCGGATAG
- a CDS encoding response regulator transcription factor: MTSVLVCDDSPLAREALRRAVATVPGVERVTTAANGEEVLRRWGADRSDLILMDVRMPGLGGVETVRRLLSADPGARIIMLTVAEDLDGVALAVAAGARGYLHKDASRAELRATVTQALADPTWRLAPRRLRSAEMGAAPTLTAREIQVLEGMSHGRSNAEIGRELFLSEDTVKTHARRLFKKLGASDRAHAVALGFRWGLVR; encoded by the coding sequence ATGACATCCGTCCTCGTCTGCGACGACTCCCCGCTCGCCCGAGAGGCGCTCCGCCGCGCGGTGGCAACCGTGCCCGGCGTGGAGCGCGTGACGACCGCGGCCAACGGCGAGGAAGTCCTCCGCCGCTGGGGGGCCGATCGCTCGGATCTGATTCTGATGGACGTACGCATGCCCGGACTGGGCGGCGTCGAGACGGTCCGCCGGCTCCTCTCCGCCGACCCCGGAGCCCGGATCATCATGCTCACCGTCGCCGAGGACCTGGACGGCGTCGCGCTCGCCGTCGCCGCCGGTGCCCGTGGATACCTGCACAAGGACGCCTCGCGCGCCGAGCTGCGGGCCACGGTCACCCAGGCCCTCGCCGACCCGACCTGGCGGCTCGCCCCGCGCCGGCTGCGCTCGGCCGAGATGGGCGCGGCGCCGACCCTCACCGCCCGGGAGATCCAGGTGCTCGAGGGTATGAGCCACGGCAGGTCCAACGCCGAGATCGGACGGGAGCTGTTCCTCTCCGAGGACACGGTGAAGACGCACGCCAGGCGGCTGTTCAAGAAGCTGGGTGCCTCGGACCGGGCGCACGCCGTCGCGCTCGGATTCCGCTGGGGCCTGGTCCGCTGA
- a CDS encoding acyltransferase: MSHRSQAPTVPPAAGGEPPAGSGRSRRGPGRDRYLDLLRGLAVIRVVVLHTAGAPWMTLAFPSMGIMFVLGGSLMASSLDRRGGGVRVIRGRLRRLLPPLWLLAAIAIPVMWWETRAAGAPFPVTWQLLCWVVPVLDPPVTDTETAGSFGAVLWYLRAYLWFVLLSPLLLFLFRLRPRVLLAAAVAGVAALSWYVPEGEAAEGGLAALLSGSEAPLSAFVVYLACWLAGFAYHDGLLDRLSGRAAAALALALAVAGLGWIRYLHGELDLAELSLYDSPLLNTLLSLAFAVVLLRFRPGAALLDRASWLRTFSDRLSARAVTVYLWHYPALPFVWALQERTDGFAGWPVPGTSVLLALEFAAVLVAACAFGWAEDLAARRRPSLLGGGRRRTG, encoded by the coding sequence GTGTCACATCGCAGTCAGGCCCCGACCGTGCCGCCGGCAGCCGGAGGCGAACCCCCTGCGGGAAGCGGGCGGAGCCGCCGCGGCCCGGGACGCGACCGCTATCTCGACCTGCTGCGCGGCCTGGCCGTCATCCGGGTGGTCGTGCTGCACACCGCGGGCGCTCCCTGGATGACACTGGCGTTCCCGTCGATGGGCATCATGTTCGTCCTGGGAGGCTCGCTGATGGCCTCCTCGCTCGACCGCCGCGGCGGCGGGGTACGGGTGATCCGCGGGCGGTTGCGCCGGCTGCTGCCCCCGCTGTGGCTGCTCGCGGCGATCGCGATACCCGTGATGTGGTGGGAGACGCGCGCGGCGGGGGCCCCCTTCCCGGTCACCTGGCAGCTGCTCTGCTGGGTCGTCCCGGTGCTGGACCCGCCGGTCACCGACACCGAGACGGCCGGTTCCTTCGGCGCGGTGCTCTGGTATCTGCGGGCCTACCTCTGGTTCGTGCTGCTCTCCCCCCTGCTGTTGTTCCTCTTCAGGCTCCGGCCCCGGGTGCTCCTGGCGGCGGCGGTGGCCGGGGTCGCGGCCCTGTCCTGGTACGTGCCGGAGGGCGAGGCCGCCGAGGGCGGGCTCGCTGCCCTGCTGAGCGGTTCCGAGGCCCCGCTGTCCGCGTTCGTCGTCTACCTCGCCTGCTGGCTCGCGGGATTCGCCTATCACGACGGGCTGCTCGACCGGCTGAGCGGCCGGGCCGCGGCCGCACTGGCGCTGGCCCTGGCGGTCGCGGGTCTGGGGTGGATCAGGTACCTGCACGGCGAACTCGACCTCGCCGAGCTGAGCCTCTACGACAGCCCGTTGCTGAACACCCTGCTCTCCCTCGCCTTCGCCGTGGTGCTGCTGAGGTTCCGTCCCGGTGCCGCGCTGCTCGATCGGGCGTCCTGGCTGCGTACGTTCTCCGACCGGCTGAGCGCCCGGGCCGTGACCGTCTACCTCTGGCACTATCCGGCGCTGCCCTTCGTCTGGGCCCTCCAGGAGCGCACCGACGGCTTCGCGGGCTGGCCGGTACCCGGCACTTCGGTGCTGCTCGCCCTGGAGTTCGCCGCCGTGCTGGTCGCCGCCTGCGCCTTCGGCTGGGCGGAGGACCTGGCCGCGCGCAGAAGGCCCTCGCTGCTCGGCGGCGGCCGGCGCCGGACGGGGTGA
- the groL gene encoding chaperonin GroEL (60 kDa chaperone family; promotes refolding of misfolded polypeptides especially under stressful conditions; forms two stacked rings of heptamers to form a barrel-shaped 14mer; ends can be capped by GroES; misfolded proteins enter the barrel where they are refolded when GroES binds) translates to MAKILKFDEDARRALERGVNKLADTVKVTIGPRGRNVVIDKKFGAPTITNDGVTIAREVEIEDPYENLGAQLVKEVATKTNDIAGDGTTTATVLAQALVREGLRNVAAGASPAALKKGIDAAVKAVSDELISTARPIEEKSDIAAVAALSAQDQQVGELIAEAMDKVGKDGVITVEESNTFGLELDFTEGMAFDKGYLSPYMVTDQERMEAVLDDPYILINQGKISSIQDLLPLLEKVIQAGASKPLLIIAEDVEGEALSTLVVNKIRGTFNAVAVKAPGFGDRRKAMLQDMATLTGATVIAEEVGLKLDQAGLDVLGTARRVTVTKDDTTVVDGGGKSEDVAGRIAQIKAEIEATDSDWDREKLQERLAKLAGGVCVIKVGAATEVELKEKKHRLEDAISATRAAVEEGIVSGGGSALVHAVKVLEGNLGKDGDEATGVAVVRRAAVEPLRWIAENAGLEGYVITAKVAELDKGNGFNAATGEYGDLVKAGVIDPVKVTRSALENAASIASLLLTTETLVVEKKEEEPAEAGHGHGHAH, encoded by the coding sequence ATGGCGAAGATCCTGAAGTTCGACGAGGACGCCCGTCGCGCCCTTGAGCGCGGCGTCAACAAGCTCGCCGACACGGTCAAGGTGACGATCGGCCCCAGGGGCCGCAACGTCGTGATCGACAAGAAGTTCGGTGCCCCCACCATCACCAACGACGGTGTCACGATCGCCCGCGAGGTCGAGATCGAGGACCCGTACGAGAACCTCGGCGCCCAGCTGGTGAAGGAGGTGGCGACCAAGACCAACGACATCGCGGGCGACGGCACCACCACCGCCACCGTGCTCGCCCAGGCCCTGGTCCGCGAGGGTCTGCGCAACGTCGCCGCCGGCGCCTCCCCGGCCGCCCTGAAGAAGGGCATCGACGCCGCGGTCAAGGCCGTCTCCGACGAGCTGATCAGCACCGCGCGGCCGATCGAGGAGAAGTCCGACATCGCCGCCGTCGCCGCGCTGTCCGCCCAGGACCAGCAGGTCGGCGAGCTCATCGCCGAGGCGATGGACAAGGTCGGCAAGGACGGTGTCATCACCGTCGAGGAGTCCAACACCTTCGGTCTGGAGCTGGACTTCACCGAGGGCATGGCCTTCGACAAGGGTTACCTGTCGCCGTACATGGTGACCGACCAGGAGCGTATGGAGGCCGTCCTCGACGACCCGTACATCCTCATCAACCAGGGCAAGATCTCCTCCATCCAGGACCTGCTGCCGCTGCTGGAGAAGGTCATCCAGGCCGGTGCCTCCAAGCCGCTGCTGATCATCGCCGAGGACGTGGAGGGCGAGGCCCTGTCCACCCTCGTCGTCAACAAGATCCGCGGCACCTTCAACGCGGTCGCGGTCAAGGCCCCCGGCTTCGGTGACCGCCGCAAGGCGATGCTGCAGGACATGGCCACCCTCACCGGTGCCACCGTCATCGCCGAGGAGGTCGGCCTCAAGCTCGACCAGGCCGGTCTGGACGTGCTGGGCACCGCCCGCCGGGTCACCGTCACCAAGGACGACACCACCGTCGTCGACGGCGGCGGCAAGAGCGAGGACGTGGCCGGCCGTATCGCGCAGATCAAGGCCGAGATCGAGGCCACGGACTCCGACTGGGACCGCGAGAAGCTCCAGGAGCGCCTCGCGAAGCTGGCCGGCGGCGTGTGCGTGATCAAGGTCGGCGCCGCCACCGAGGTGGAGCTGAAGGAGAAGAAGCACCGTCTGGAGGACGCCATCTCCGCGACCCGCGCCGCGGTCGAGGAGGGCATCGTCTCCGGTGGTGGCTCCGCCCTGGTCCACGCCGTCAAGGTGCTGGAGGGCAACCTCGGCAAGGACGGCGACGAGGCCACCGGTGTCGCGGTCGTGCGCCGCGCCGCCGTCGAGCCGCTGCGCTGGATCGCCGAGAACGCCGGCCTCGAGGGCTACGTCATCACCGCCAAGGTCGCGGAGCTGGACAAGGGCAACGGCTTCAACGCCGCCACCGGCGAGTACGGCGACCTGGTGAAGGCCGGCGTCATCGACCCGGTCAAGGTCACCCGCTCGGCCCTGGAGAACGCCGCCTCGATCGCCTCCCTGCTGCTCACCACCGAGACCCTCGTGGTGGAGAAGAAGGAAGAGGAGCCGGCGGAGGCGGGCCACGGTCACGGCCACGCGCACTGA
- a CDS encoding sigma-70 family RNA polymerase sigma factor, protein MRDDEAAAAPGAIGALVQRAVDGDDQATHDLLARVHPLALRYCRTRLSRLPGDARHFVEDLAQEVCVAVLMALPRYRDTGRPFEAFVFAIAAHKVADLQRAAMRHPGSTAVPSDEMPERPDDSLGPEERALLSDDAKWAKRLLASLPENQRELLVLRVAVGLTAEETGQMLGMSPGAVRVAQHRALSRLRALAEQ, encoded by the coding sequence ATGCGTGACGACGAGGCGGCGGCTGCCCCGGGGGCCATCGGTGCCCTCGTCCAGCGTGCCGTCGACGGCGACGACCAGGCCACGCATGATCTGCTGGCCCGGGTGCACCCCCTGGCCCTGCGCTACTGCCGCACCCGGCTGAGCCGGCTGCCCGGTGACGCCCGTCACTTCGTCGAGGACCTCGCGCAGGAGGTCTGCGTCGCGGTCCTCATGGCGCTGCCGCGCTACCGGGACACCGGGCGCCCCTTCGAGGCGTTCGTCTTCGCGATCGCGGCGCACAAGGTCGCCGATCTCCAGCGGGCGGCCATGCGGCACCCCGGCTCCACCGCGGTGCCGTCCGACGAGATGCCGGAGCGGCCGGACGACTCCCTGGGGCCCGAGGAGCGCGCGCTGCTCAGCGACGACGCGAAGTGGGCCAAGAGGCTCCTCGCCAGCCTCCCGGAGAACCAGCGCGAGCTGCTGGTGCTGCGGGTCGCGGTCGGGCTCACCGCGGAGGAGACCGGGCAGATGCTCGGCATGTCGCCGGGGGCGGTCCGGGTCGCCCAGCACCGGGCCCTCAGCAGACTGCGGGCGCTCGCCGAGCAGTAG
- the groES gene encoding co-chaperone GroES, with protein sequence MTTTSSKVAIKPLEDRIVVQPLDAEQTTASGLVIPDTAKEKPQEGVVLAVGPGRFENGERLPLDVKTGDVVLYSKYGGTEVKYSGEEYLVLSARDVLAIVEK encoded by the coding sequence GTGACGACCACCAGCTCCAAGGTTGCCATCAAGCCGCTCGAGGACCGCATTGTGGTCCAGCCGCTCGACGCCGAGCAGACCACCGCCTCTGGCCTGGTCATTCCGGACACCGCCAAGGAGAAGCCCCAGGAGGGCGTCGTCCTGGCCGTCGGTCCGGGACGCTTCGAGAACGGCGAGCGTCTTCCGCTCGACGTGAAGACCGGCGATGTCGTGCTCTACAGCAAGTACGGCGGCACCGAGGTGAAGTACAGCGGCGAGGAGTACCTCGTCCTCTCGGCCCGCGACGTGCTCGCGATCGTCGAGAAGTAG
- a CDS encoding WhiB family transcriptional regulator encodes MADFSRLPGPNADLWDWQLLAACRGVDSSLFFHPEGERGAARSARENSAKEVCMRCPVRAECAAHALAVREPYGVWGGLTEDEREELMGRARHRLIPAGGAGGTPHG; translated from the coding sequence ATGGCAGATTTCTCCCGCCTTCCCGGACCGAACGCCGATCTGTGGGACTGGCAGCTGCTCGCAGCATGCCGTGGGGTAGACAGCTCGCTCTTCTTTCATCCGGAGGGGGAACGCGGCGCGGCACGGAGCGCGCGCGAGAACTCGGCGAAAGAGGTCTGCATGCGGTGCCCGGTACGGGCGGAGTGCGCAGCGCACGCACTGGCGGTCCGGGAGCCGTACGGAGTGTGGGGCGGACTCACGGAGGACGAGCGCGAGGAACTCATGGGGCGGGCGCGGCACCGGCTGATCCCGGCGGGTGGCGCGGGCGGCACGCCGCACGGCTGA